The sequence TCTAATTCAAAACGTCTGGGTGTCAAACGTTACGGCGGACAAGTGGTTCGTGCTGGCAATATTTTAGTTCGTCAGCGCGGAACCAAAATTCATCCAGGCGTTAATGTCGGTCGCGGTAACGATGATACCTTATTTGCCCTCGTGGATGGTGTCGTCAGTTTTGATCGCTACGGGAAAAGCCGTCGCAAAGTTAGCATCCTTCCCGTAGAATATGGGGCTTGAAACAGAAAGTGGAAACTTAACCATTTCTTAACTTAGTTAGCCAAATTAACTAAGATAATATAAGAGTGGCTAACTTTAACTGATCAATAACCAAGACAGTTTAAGAATAAGTCACTTTTTGGCGGTGATTTACATCGTGTCAGCCTGTGGACTGGTTAACGCCGACGTTGCCAGGAAAAGCCCTGAGCGGAAAGAAGCAGGAAGTGGACATCAGAGTAAATCAGGTTTTGAGTAAACGTGGTTAAGTTTGAGTAAGTTCCTCATAACGGCAGTTGCAACAGCTAAGTAGTTACAGCGATTCAGTCAGAAAGCCATCCGTTTGAAACGGATGGATGAATGACAAGGGAGGACTTTAGTCCTCTGTGTCTGCTAGAATAGAGCAAGCCCAAAGATGGTGAAAAACCCGTCAGGCTTATTAAAAAAAGTAGAGATACAGCTAGACTTTTGTTTAGCCAAGGTCTTTAGGGCATCTTTGAACGTGCCACTCCATTCGGGAGACTCCTTTCTAACACTCGATTTGTGATTTTAATCCATTGAGTTGTTTCGATTGGAATCCACGCGATTTTAATCCGTGGAGAGTTCAACAATATTGCTAATATTAGCCGAGTTCCCTCTCTTGTTTTACAGGAGAGGGATTTAATATTAATTGAGGCAAGAAACGATTAAATCTTAATAGACTAATAAAACTTAATTAAAGCCATCTTAACCTCAACTGAGTAAGGTTTAGGTTGGATGTAAATCTAACCAAATTTTACTGATATGGTAGTCGCTAAAAATAAATTTTCCCTTAAGCGCTTTTCTATCGCTGGTGCTGTTGCCTTCGCAACTGCAACCCTCGGATTAGCCATTTCTGAAGTTCGTTCCCAAGGTAATCTTGTTTCCATTGACGGGTCTAGCACCGTTTACCCCATTCAAGAAGGGATTGCCGAAGAATTCCAAAAAGATAACCGAGGCTACAGAGTAACCGTTGGTGTTTCTGGTAGTGGCGGTGGATTTGAGAAATTCTGCCGTGGCGAAACTGATATTTCCAACGCTTCTCGTCCCATTAAAGACTCAGAAGCTCAGAGATGCGCTCAAAATGGCATTGAGTTTGTTGAATTGGAAGTTGCCTTTGATGGTATCACGGTGGTGGTTAACCCCGAAAATAACTGGGTAGATACGATGACCGTTGAGCAACTAGAAACCATTTGGGAACCTGATGCTCAAGGAAACGTTACTCGTTGGAGCGATGTTAACTCCAGTTGGCCCAATGTAGAAATGAGCTTATATGGTCCTGGTGCTGACTCTGGTACATTTGACTACTTCACAGAAGTCATTGTTGGCGAAGAAGGCGCAAGTCGAGGCGACTATACTGCAAGTGAAGACGATAATGTTCTCGTTACTGGTGTTGAAAGAGATAGAAATGCTCTCGCCTACTTTGGTTATGCCTACTATGTTGAGAACCAAGATACTCTCAAAGCAGTCGGTATTGATAATGGTAACGGAGCGGTTAAGCCTAACCAAGAAACCATTGAAAGCGGAAAGTACGCGCCTTTATCCCGTCCTCTCTTTGTGTACGTGAAAAAATCCGCAATGGAGAAACCTCAAGTAGAGGCTTATGTTGAGTATTTTCTGAGCGCGGATAACATCACTCCCATTGTTAATGAAATTGGTTATGTTCCCCTTTCCCGTCGTGGTTACCTCAATCAAAAAGCTAAAATTCGGTAGATTCCGACTTTTGTTATTCACTTAACCTCATCAGCCAAAGATGCAGAGCAATTTCAGTTCTGCATCTTTTTTTCCTGCTTAACTCCCAATCAGACAGCCCTCGCGAGGCGGTAACTGTAACAAAAGCTGATTCTGGTTCATCTTCCATTCCCACTGCGCTTCCCCACACAGTAAACGCTGGGGTTGAGTTTGTAGTTTGTCTGTTGGCACAGTAACAGATGCAGGATCTATTCCTGAATTGACGGCAATGATCAGTTCTGAGGCTGCTAAAGTCCGCGCAAAAACATAGACTAAGCCTTCTGCATAGAGAATTTTATAGTTTCCCGTTCGTAAGGCGGGGTAATGATGACGGCAGCGAATTAAATCTTGATGCCACTGTAACAAGTCTTGATCCCATTGTTCTTCTGGCGGGAAACTGCGTCGAGAATCGGGATCGAGTCCTCCAGGTAAACCCACTTCATCCCCATAGTAAATACAGGGCGCACCTGGAAAGGTCAGTAACAGTAATGTGGCAAGTTTAACACTAGCGCGATCGCGCTGGGCAATACTTAACAACCGCGCCGTGTCATGACTCGCTAACAAATTAAGTTGGGTTTGTTGAATTTCCCACGGATACAGGTCTAATAATTGCTTAATGTGTTTACTGTATTCCGTTGCATTTTGAGGCGGATAGGGCTTATATTCCGGTTGTTCCACTAACTCTCGATCCACGCGATCGCGCGCCGTAAAAGCAATGGTTGGACCCGTAAACATGTAATTCATCACCCCATCAAACTGCGTTCCATCCAGCCACGGTCGCGAGTCTCCCCACACTTCGCCAACAATATACGCTTCAGGGTTAATTTTTTTCACCCTCTCTCGAAACTCTTGCCAAAATCCAGGCACTTCAATCTCAAAGGGAACATCTAACCGCCAGCCATCAATTCCTTGATTTAACCAATATTCCCCAATCCGCATAATATACTCGCGAACATCAGGGTTTTCATGGTTAAACTGGGGTAACGCCCGATTTCCCACCCAACTGGCATAATTGGCGGGTAAATCGCCATTATAAGGCGACACGGGCCACTCTTTAATCTTAAACCAATCCACCCACGGAGAATAGGGGCCATTTTCTAAGATGTCATTAAAGTAGAAAAAGCCCCGACTAGCATGATTAAACACCCCATCTAAAACCACCTTCAGATTGCGCTGATGGGCAGACTTTAAGAGGGCTTGCAAGGCTTCATTCCCCCCTAAAATGGGATCAACCTGATAATAATCATGGGTGTGATAGCGGTGATTACAAGCAGATTGGAAAATGGGGGTTAAATAGAGGGCGCTAATTCCCAAATCTTGCAGATAATCCAGCTTTTCAATGACACCCCACAAATTTCCCCCCTTTATATCCCTGTAGCGTTGGTGGGTCATCCCAAGGTTCAAATTCGACCTGCTGAAAAACCGTTGATACATCCTTTGGCGGTTGGGCTTTGGCAAACCGATCTGGAAAAATTTGATAAAAGACAGCATTTTTGACCCAGTTGGGGGTTTGAATTGACATGAGCGCGTATTAATTCCGACTTCCCCCATATTGTACTGGTCTTTTTTTCTTCTTTTTTGTTACAAAATATTTAGAATTACTTGACAAAAATATATGACAGTATCAGAACCAAAAACAGAACATAAAACCTGGACTTGGCGCGGTTACCCGATCACATATCGCAGTTGTGGAGAAGAAGGCAGCGCGATCGTTTGTGTCCATGGCTTCGGCGCTTCTTCTGGACACTGGCGGAAAAATCTACCCGTCTTAGGAGAATCTTTTCGCTGCTATGCCCTCGATTTAATTGGCTTTGGCGGTTCGGCAAAACCCCAACCAAAAACTGAAATTAATTATACTTTTGAAACCTGGGGAGAACAAATTGCTGATTTTTGTCAGGAAATTGTGGGAACGCCTGTTTTTTTAGTGGGAAATTCCATTGGCTGTATTGCTGCGATGCAAGCTGCTTTTGCTCATCCCGAGATCAGTCTTGGTGTCATTAACCTCAATATTTCTCTGCGATTATTACACGAAAGAAAAAGACAAACCCTCCCTTGGTATCGTGGCTTGGGTGCGCCCATTGCCCAAAAGATTTTAAGTTATCCCCCTGTGGGAAAATGGTTTTTTAATCGCATTGCCAAACCAAAAACCATTCGCAACGTTTTATTACAAGCCTATCATCGTCCAGAAGCGGTAACAGATGAGTTAGTGGAAATGTTGCTGACTCCGGCCAAAGATGAAGGCGCAGCAGAGGTTTTTATTGCGTTTACGAACTACTCTCAAGGGCCCCTCGCTGAAGATTTGTTACCGCAATTGCAGTGTCCCACCCTAATTCTATGGGGAGAAAATGATCCTTGGGAGCCGATCGCGCTGGGTCAGGAATTGTCAAATTATGCCACAGTAGAAGATTTTATTCCGTTACCCCAATTAGGGCATTGTCCGCAAGATGAAGCCCCAGAAGTGGTTAATCCCATTATTCAAGAATGGGTACAAAAAAAAATCAGTGTCCAGTCATAGCTCCCTCTAGTTTTTTGAGGGAAAAAGTGACGAAACCCAACACCTAAGTAGGGTGGGCACTGCCCACTCTACAATGTAGTCCTATGTTTTGTCTGTTCGGTGATGTTATAGCGCCTGAGAAAGGAGGAAACAAACAAAGAGCGATTAATCCAGTTTTTACGAATGAATTAGATCTGCTATAGCCTTTCTTAGTCTGTTGAGGTACGTAATGCGAGTCGGTGGATGTTCATGGTTCATGGTTCATGGTTCATGGTTCGTGGTTCATTGATTAAAAACCAACAAATAACAAAGAACGAAGAACAAAGAACAAAGAACAAAAATTTAGAATGTACCTCATGAGATTGGGAAGTGCTATATATCACTAACCCTAAATCGTTGCTAGTTCTTGTTGATGCTTGCTTAACGCCATGCGAATTGCAGCATGAACTTCTCGTTGTTTAAAGGGTTTCAAAATATAACCATAGCAACCACTTTGTTCCGCCCGTTGTAGGGTTTTATCATCTCCATAAGCAGTTAAATAAATAACAGGAATTTTAAATTTTTGCAGCACTTCGGTTGCGGTTTCAATTCCATCCATCTCCCCTTCAATTAAAATATCCATTAAAACCAGATCAGGATCAGTTTCTTCGATTTGGCTGAGTGCTTCTTCTCCAGAAGCAATCGTTCCCACCACTTGGTATCCCAGTTTTTCTAACTTACGAGCCAGACCTTTGGCGATAATAAATTCATCTTCGACAATCAAA comes from Halothece sp. PCC 7418 and encodes:
- a CDS encoding alpha/beta fold hydrolase, encoding MTVSEPKTEHKTWTWRGYPITYRSCGEEGSAIVCVHGFGASSGHWRKNLPVLGESFRCYALDLIGFGGSAKPQPKTEINYTFETWGEQIADFCQEIVGTPVFLVGNSIGCIAAMQAAFAHPEISLGVINLNISLRLLHERKRQTLPWYRGLGAPIAQKILSYPPVGKWFFNRIAKPKTIRNVLLQAYHRPEAVTDELVEMLLTPAKDEGAAEVFIAFTNYSQGPLAEDLLPQLQCPTLILWGENDPWEPIALGQELSNYATVEDFIPLPQLGHCPQDEAPEVVNPIIQEWVQKKISVQS
- a CDS encoding PstS family phosphate ABC transporter substrate-binding protein, which translates into the protein MVVAKNKFSLKRFSIAGAVAFATATLGLAISEVRSQGNLVSIDGSSTVYPIQEGIAEEFQKDNRGYRVTVGVSGSGGGFEKFCRGETDISNASRPIKDSEAQRCAQNGIEFVELEVAFDGITVVVNPENNWVDTMTVEQLETIWEPDAQGNVTRWSDVNSSWPNVEMSLYGPGADSGTFDYFTEVIVGEEGASRGDYTASEDDNVLVTGVERDRNALAYFGYAYYVENQDTLKAVGIDNGNGAVKPNQETIESGKYAPLSRPLFVYVKKSAMEKPQVEAYVEYFLSADNITPIVNEIGYVPLSRRGYLNQKAKIR
- a CDS encoding response regulator, whose product is MDTAKILIVEDEFIIAKGLARKLEKLGYQVVGTIASGEEALSQIEETDPDLVLMDILIEGEMDGIETATEVLQKFKIPVIYLTAYGDDKTLQRAEQSGCYGYILKPFKQREVHAAIRMALSKHQQELATI
- the rpmA gene encoding 50S ribosomal protein L27, which translates into the protein MAHKKGTGSTRNGRDSNSKRLGVKRYGGQVVRAGNILVRQRGTKIHPGVNVGRGNDDTLFALVDGVVSFDRYGKSRRKVSILPVEYGA